The proteins below come from a single Crossiella sp. CA-258035 genomic window:
- a CDS encoding MlaD family protein produces MNRAVIIRIGVFLAIAALGLSYVGARYAGLDRLFGARGYLVTLRLADSGGIFTNAEVTYRGVAVGRVGQLHLTERGLDVDLDIEHAAPPIPADTEAVVATRSAVGEQYVDLRPKHTNGPHLAEGSVIEQQRTAIPAEVSSVLADAHRLVKSVPVDSLRTVVGELHTAFADAGPDLRRLLESADSLTRTAAQHLPQTKELLANARTVLGTQQEQSRQITDYSRSLRELADQLRRSDPHLRTLAEQVPEVAARTDDLLRRSGTGLSVLLANLLTTSRITSPRTAGLEQLLVAFPVITATSPTASGDGTGHLGLVLNFFDPFSCTKGYEGTKQRPGKETSDAPLNNKAYCAEPPNSPTGVRGSQNAPYGGRPATPSAPRPQTPDLPGPLGLLGPQPGPRTLGQLLGLENR; encoded by the coding sequence ATGAACCGCGCGGTGATCATCCGGATCGGCGTGTTCCTGGCCATCGCCGCGCTCGGCCTCAGCTACGTCGGCGCGCGCTACGCCGGACTGGACCGGCTCTTCGGCGCGCGCGGCTACCTGGTCACGTTGCGGCTGGCCGACTCCGGCGGCATCTTCACCAACGCCGAGGTCACCTACCGGGGCGTCGCGGTCGGCCGGGTCGGCCAGCTGCACCTGACCGAGCGCGGACTCGACGTGGACCTGGACATCGAGCACGCCGCGCCGCCCATCCCGGCCGACACCGAGGCGGTGGTGGCCACCCGGTCCGCGGTCGGCGAGCAGTACGTGGACCTGCGGCCCAAGCACACCAACGGTCCCCACCTGGCCGAGGGATCGGTGATCGAGCAGCAGCGCACCGCCATCCCGGCCGAGGTGTCCTCGGTGCTGGCCGACGCGCACCGGCTGGTCAAGAGCGTGCCGGTGGACTCGCTGCGCACCGTGGTCGGCGAGCTGCACACCGCCTTCGCCGACGCGGGCCCGGATCTACGCCGACTGCTGGAGAGCGCGGACAGCCTCACCCGCACCGCCGCCCAGCACCTGCCGCAGACCAAGGAGCTGCTGGCCAACGCCAGGACCGTGCTCGGCACCCAGCAGGAGCAGAGCCGCCAGATCACCGACTACAGCCGCAGCCTGCGCGAGCTGGCCGACCAGCTCCGCCGCTCCGACCCGCACCTGCGCACCCTGGCCGAACAGGTCCCCGAGGTCGCCGCGCGCACTGACGACCTGCTCCGCCGTTCCGGCACCGGGCTGTCGGTGCTGCTGGCGAACCTGTTGACCACCAGCCGGATCACCAGCCCCCGCACCGCGGGACTGGAACAGCTGCTGGTCGCCTTCCCGGTCATCACCGCCACCTCGCCGACCGCCTCCGGCGACGGCACCGGCCACCTGGGCCTGGTGCTGAACTTCTTCGACCCGTTCAGCTGCACCAAGGGTTACGAGGGCACCAAACAGCGGCCGGGCAAGGAAACCAGCGACGCTCCGCTGAACAACAAGGCCTACTGCGCCGAACCCCCGAACAGCCCCACCGGCGTCCGCGGCTCCCAGAACGCCCCTTACGGCGGCCGCCCCGCAACCCCCTCCGCACCCCGCCCGCAGACACCGGACCTGCCCGGCCCACTGGGACTGCTCGGGCCGCAGCCAGGTCCGCGGACGCTGGGACAACTGCTCGGGCTGGAGAACCGGTGA
- a CDS encoding metalloregulator ArsR/SmtB family transcription factor: protein MDEVAGAIADPVRREILVMLRDGRLSAGEIAGRFEISRPAVSRHLRVLRESGLVRDELLGRQRLYALDPHRFRELAEWLAQFDRLAGWEHRLDALETEVYRTRRERRAAPATEQNKENTA from the coding sequence GTGGATGAGGTAGCGGGGGCGATCGCCGACCCGGTGCGCCGGGAGATCCTGGTGATGTTGCGGGACGGGCGGCTCTCCGCCGGCGAGATCGCCGGGCGGTTCGAGATCAGCAGGCCCGCGGTGAGTCGTCACCTGCGGGTGCTGCGGGAGAGCGGGCTGGTCCGGGACGAGCTGCTCGGCAGGCAGCGGCTGTACGCGCTTGATCCGCACCGCTTCCGCGAGCTGGCCGAATGGCTGGCCCAGTTCGACCGGCTCGCCGGGTGGGAACACCGCCTGGACGCGCTGGAAACCGAGGTCTACCGCACCCGCCGGGAGCGCCGCGCGGCGCCCGCGACGGAGCAGAACAAGGAGAACACGGCATGA
- a CDS encoding SRPBCC family protein: MTPLPTGRLFGTDTGADLVLTRSFRAPAEDVWASLTESERTARWFGPWKGESGPGKTVQVQMVFEENQEWMDLRIDECVPPRLLKLHTVDEVGVWRLTVELSEVDGVSELKLVHHRDTLEGAGEIGPGWEYYLDMLVAAREDKPLPSFDDYYPAQKEYYEELSIAD, translated from the coding sequence ATGACACCGTTGCCCACTGGCCGGTTGTTCGGCACCGACACCGGGGCCGACCTGGTGCTGACGCGCAGCTTCCGGGCCCCGGCCGAGGACGTCTGGGCCAGTCTGACCGAGTCCGAGCGCACCGCGCGCTGGTTCGGGCCCTGGAAGGGAGAGTCCGGCCCGGGCAAGACCGTGCAGGTGCAGATGGTCTTCGAGGAGAACCAGGAGTGGATGGACCTGCGCATCGACGAGTGCGTGCCGCCCCGGCTGTTGAAGCTGCACACCGTGGACGAGGTCGGGGTGTGGCGGCTGACCGTCGAGCTGTCCGAAGTGGACGGTGTCAGTGAGCTGAAGCTGGTGCACCACAGGGACACCCTGGAAGGCGCGGGCGAGATCGGGCCGGGCTGGGAGTACTACCTGGACATGTTGGTCGCGGCCCGGGAGGACAAGCCGCTGCCCAGCTTCGACGACTACTACCCGGCGCAGAAGGAGTACTACGAGGAACTGTCCATTGCGGACTGA
- a CDS encoding glycoside hydrolase family 18 protein, producing MRRTRRRTMAGTVAAVIATAAALLASLAPASIAAPAAPPAAEPMAAAAPNKVIGYFAQWGTYARNYHVKNIVTSGSAAKLTHINYAFGNVTNGQCAIGDAYADYDRAYTADLSVDGKADTWDPGVLRGSFGQLRKLKKQFPHIKVLWSFGGWTWSGGFGQASKNAAAFAESCYKLVEDPRWADVFDGIDIDWEYPNACGLSCDTSGFGSFKTLMGALRARFGSSNLVTAAITADGSNGGKIDAADYAGAAQYVDWYLPMTYDFFGAWAAQGPTAPHSPLTAYPGIPQQGFNSDAAIQKLKSKGIPASKLLLGIGFYGRGWTGVTKKEPGGTATGAAPGTYEAGIEDYKVLKTKCPSNGTVAGTAYAYCGNQWWSYDTPATIRGKGSYAKTQNLGGAFFWELSGDTSNGELITAVKGGIG from the coding sequence ATGAGAAGAACACGTCGGCGCACCATGGCCGGAACCGTCGCGGCCGTCATCGCGACCGCGGCCGCCCTGCTCGCTTCCCTGGCGCCAGCCTCCATCGCGGCTCCCGCGGCCCCACCAGCCGCCGAACCGATGGCCGCCGCCGCCCCGAACAAGGTGATCGGCTACTTCGCCCAGTGGGGCACCTACGCCCGCAACTACCACGTGAAGAACATCGTCACGAGTGGTTCCGCGGCCAAGCTGACCCACATCAACTACGCCTTCGGCAACGTCACCAACGGCCAGTGCGCCATCGGTGACGCCTACGCCGACTACGACCGGGCCTATACCGCCGACCTCAGCGTGGACGGCAAGGCCGACACCTGGGACCCGGGTGTGCTGCGCGGCAGCTTCGGCCAGCTGCGCAAGCTGAAGAAGCAGTTCCCGCACATCAAGGTGCTGTGGTCCTTCGGCGGCTGGACCTGGTCCGGCGGTTTCGGCCAGGCGTCGAAGAACGCGGCTGCTTTCGCCGAGTCCTGCTACAAGCTGGTGGAGGACCCGCGCTGGGCGGATGTCTTCGACGGCATCGACATCGACTGGGAGTACCCGAACGCCTGCGGGCTTTCCTGTGACACCAGCGGTTTCGGCTCGTTCAAGACGCTGATGGGCGCGTTGCGGGCCCGCTTCGGCAGCAGCAACCTGGTGACCGCGGCGATCACCGCGGACGGCTCCAACGGCGGCAAGATCGACGCCGCGGACTACGCGGGCGCGGCCCAGTACGTGGACTGGTACCTGCCGATGACCTACGACTTCTTCGGTGCCTGGGCAGCCCAGGGCCCGACCGCCCCGCACTCGCCGCTGACCGCCTACCCCGGCATCCCGCAGCAGGGCTTCAACTCCGACGCGGCGATCCAGAAGCTCAAGAGCAAGGGCATCCCGGCCAGCAAGCTGTTGCTGGGCATCGGTTTCTACGGTCGCGGCTGGACCGGCGTGACCAAGAAGGAGCCGGGCGGCACCGCCACCGGCGCCGCGCCCGGCACCTACGAGGCCGGTATCGAGGACTACAAGGTGCTCAAGACCAAGTGCCCCAGCAACGGCACGGTGGCCGGCACCGCCTACGCCTACTGCGGCAACCAGTGGTGGAGCTACGACACCCCGGCCACCATCCGCGGCAAGGGCTCCTACGCCAAGACCCAGAACCTGGGCGGCGCGTTCTTCTGGGAGCTCTCCGGCGACACCAGCAACGGCGAGCTGATCACCGCGGTCAAGGGCGGCATCGGCTAG
- a CDS encoding serine hydrolase domain-containing protein: MNEAGLRRMRAVLAARVESGEVPGLVALLGHGEATHVEVLGSLHDGGGAAMREDAVFRLASATKPITAAGVLALVEDCRLRLDDPVDEWLPELANRRVLARPDAELDDTVPARRAVTVRDLLTFTWGYGVDLTGAETPVQQEIVRLGLHVPPSELDPDEWARRLGSLPLLRQPGERWLYHTGSDVLGLLVSRVTGQSFEAFLRERLFAPLGMVDTGFHVPADQLHRLPTSYAHDQQTGDLVVWDPAEGGKYSKPPAFQAGGDGLVSTAGDYHAFQRMLLQGGKFRGERVLSAASVALMTSDQLTAEQKVDKDRLTEFFGDHGGFGFGMGVRTVRRGFANIGQFGWDGGLGTSAQADPVGGLNGVLLTQVAQDSPVTPRLIKDFWTTAYQAIDD, encoded by the coding sequence ATGAACGAGGCGGGGCTGCGGCGGATGCGAGCGGTGCTGGCGGCGCGGGTGGAGTCCGGGGAGGTGCCGGGGCTGGTCGCGCTACTCGGGCACGGCGAGGCGACCCACGTGGAGGTGCTGGGCAGCTTGCACGACGGCGGTGGCGCGGCGATGCGGGAGGACGCGGTCTTCCGGCTGGCCTCGGCCACCAAGCCGATCACCGCGGCCGGGGTGCTGGCCCTGGTGGAGGACTGCCGCCTGCGCCTGGACGACCCGGTCGACGAGTGGCTGCCGGAACTGGCCAACCGCCGGGTGCTGGCCCGTCCGGACGCCGAGCTGGACGACACCGTGCCCGCGCGCCGGGCGGTCACGGTGCGGGACCTGCTCACCTTCACCTGGGGCTACGGGGTCGATCTGACCGGGGCGGAAACCCCGGTGCAGCAGGAGATCGTCAGGCTGGGGCTGCACGTGCCGCCCTCGGAACTGGACCCGGACGAGTGGGCGCGGCGGCTGGGCTCGCTGCCGCTGCTGCGCCAGCCGGGGGAGCGGTGGCTCTACCACACCGGCTCGGATGTGCTGGGGCTGCTGGTGTCCCGGGTGACCGGGCAGTCCTTCGAGGCGTTCCTGCGGGAGCGGCTGTTCGCGCCGCTGGGCATGGTGGACACCGGGTTCCACGTACCTGCCGACCAGCTTCACCGGTTGCCGACCAGCTACGCGCACGACCAGCAGACCGGGGACCTGGTGGTGTGGGATCCGGCCGAGGGCGGCAAGTACAGCAAGCCGCCCGCGTTCCAGGCCGGTGGGGACGGGCTGGTGTCCACGGCCGGGGACTACCACGCGTTCCAGCGGATGTTGTTGCAGGGCGGGAAGTTCCGGGGTGAGCGGGTGCTGTCCGCGGCCTCGGTGGCGCTGATGACCTCCGACCAGCTGACGGCGGAGCAGAAGGTGGACAAGGACCGGCTGACCGAGTTCTTCGGCGACCACGGCGGTTTTGGCTTCGGCATGGGCGTGCGCACGGTGCGCCGGGGCTTCGCCAACATCGGCCAGTTCGGTTGGGATGGTGGGCTGGGCACCTCGGCGCAGGCGGATCCGGTGGGCGGGCTGAACGGGGTGCTGCTGACCCAGGTGGCGCAGGACTCGCCGGTCACGCCCCGGCTGATCAAGGACTTCTGGACCACGGCGTACCAGGCCATCGACGACTGA
- a CDS encoding GH92 family glycosyl hydrolase — translation MLVCASIVALSLAGSPVALAAPPETDQGQPVEGTSFATSFEAGDIQPTWTDTPETGPDGRPKAAGVTGADSVSIPGSVNDKITTTAASAENTSGGEVRDNLFDGSLSSKWLAFERTGWVSLTLSEAVPVQKYAVSSANDAAERDPKDWTLKGSNDGANWTTVDSRTGQAFAKRHETKTFTLDNTTAYQHYRLDITANNGAPIIQLAELQLAGPSTGEFPPHMRTVPGKGPAGGYNVRNNSGFTGVRAFRYLGTHEAKGRGYSYNKVFDVDIQVGRDTELSYLIFPEFVSGDLNYPSTHAAIDLAFADGTYLSDLKAADQHGFELSPRGQGASKVLYTNQWNLQQSVIGKVAAGKTIKRILLAYDNPNGPASFSGWVDDIRIGAAPKISASRPSDHVITTRGTNSSSSFSRGNNLPATAVPHGFNFWSPMTNAGTTSWLYEYAKANNPQNLPTLQAFTASHQPSPWMGDRQTFQVMPSAEGTPKLDRAERALPFKHVNETARAHYYGVTFENGMKTEIAPTDHAALFRFTFTGDTSSLLFDNVNNNGGLTLDPATGTVSGFSDIKSGLSTGATRLFVHAAFDRPAVAGGKLTGAGRDNVTGYLRFDTPADKRTVTMRIATSLLSVEQAKKNLALEVSTSDTFDSVKERAQAEWDKQLRVIEVEGATQDQLHTLYSNLYRLFLYPNSGHENVGTAAKPVYQHASPVAAPTGQDTPERTGAKVVDGKIYVNNGFWDTYRTTWPAYSLFTPKKAGELAEGFVQQYKEGGWVSRWSSPGYANLMVGTSSDVAFADAYRKGVTNFDVRAAYDAAVKNATVAPPNPGVGRKGLDTSVFLGYTSTATGEGMSWALDGYINDYGIAVLAKTLYDEAKSNDPRRKEFKENYEYFLNRAQNYVNMFDSRVGFFQGRKPDGSWRVEPSKYEPREWGHDYTETNGWNMAFHAPQDGQGLANLYGGRDELAAKLDKFFSTPETAEFPGSYGGIIHEMIEARDVRMGQYGHSNQPSHHITYMYDYVGQPWKTQEKVREVLSRQYTGSTIGQGYGGDEDNGELSAWWLFSALGFYPLQMGNPSYAIGSPLFTKATVNLENGRKLVVKAPKNSLRNVYVQGLKVNGRDYGKTHLPHELIAGGGTLEFDMGDKPSRWGTGKDAAPPSITEGSAPPAPLRDAEGVRTASTGLDALVDNSSATETAFNGSGWVQFQPKTPIEPVSFYTLTSGKAAGDPAGWVLKGSYDGRNWAVVDERKGEKFAWRQHTKAFKVAKPGRYSQYRLELTGTAGFSVAEVEFLGKPSAKADKEITGKHEGPLTVTEGVTELRDAEVTGPVTVAPGATLRAYGSTISGPLTATGAGSVILFGSKVSGPLSVTGTTGELSIETTRIEGPVTLVGNTAEQAPVLSASGVQGPITCAGNNPAPVDNGFDNTGQGPRTGQCSEL, via the coding sequence ATGCTGGTCTGCGCGAGCATCGTGGCGCTGAGCCTGGCCGGTTCCCCGGTCGCACTGGCGGCGCCACCGGAGACAGACCAGGGGCAGCCAGTGGAGGGCACCTCGTTCGCCACCTCGTTCGAGGCCGGCGACATCCAGCCGACGTGGACGGACACGCCGGAGACCGGGCCGGACGGCAGGCCCAAGGCCGCCGGGGTGACCGGCGCGGACTCGGTGAGCATCCCGGGCAGCGTCAACGACAAGATCACCACGACCGCGGCCAGCGCGGAGAACACCTCCGGCGGCGAGGTCAGGGACAACCTGTTCGACGGCAGCCTGTCCTCGAAGTGGCTGGCCTTCGAGCGCACCGGCTGGGTCTCGCTGACCCTGTCCGAGGCGGTCCCGGTGCAGAAGTACGCGGTCTCCTCGGCCAACGACGCGGCCGAGCGGGACCCGAAGGACTGGACCCTCAAGGGCTCCAACGACGGCGCCAACTGGACCACTGTGGACAGTCGGACCGGGCAGGCCTTCGCCAAGCGGCACGAGACCAAGACCTTCACCCTGGACAACACCACCGCCTACCAGCACTACCGGCTGGACATCACCGCCAACAACGGCGCGCCGATCATCCAGCTGGCCGAGCTGCAGCTGGCCGGGCCGAGCACCGGCGAGTTCCCGCCGCACATGCGCACCGTGCCGGGCAAGGGTCCGGCCGGTGGCTACAACGTGCGCAACAACAGCGGGTTCACCGGGGTGCGCGCCTTCCGCTACCTGGGCACGCACGAGGCCAAGGGCCGCGGCTACTCCTACAACAAGGTCTTCGACGTCGACATCCAGGTCGGCCGGGACACCGAGCTGTCCTACCTGATCTTCCCGGAGTTCGTCTCGGGTGACCTGAACTACCCGAGCACGCACGCCGCGATCGACCTGGCCTTCGCCGACGGCACCTACCTCAGCGACCTCAAGGCTGCCGACCAGCACGGGTTCGAGCTGTCCCCGCGCGGCCAGGGCGCCTCGAAGGTGCTCTACACCAACCAGTGGAACCTGCAGCAGTCGGTGATCGGCAAGGTCGCCGCGGGCAAGACGATCAAGCGGATCCTGCTCGCCTACGACAACCCCAACGGTCCGGCCAGCTTCTCCGGCTGGGTGGACGACATCCGGATCGGCGCCGCGCCGAAGATCAGCGCCTCCCGGCCGTCGGACCACGTGATCACCACCAGGGGCACCAACTCCAGCAGCTCGTTCTCCCGGGGGAACAACCTCCCGGCCACCGCGGTGCCGCACGGCTTCAACTTCTGGTCCCCGATGACCAACGCGGGCACCACCAGCTGGCTCTACGAGTACGCCAAGGCCAACAACCCGCAGAACCTGCCCACGTTGCAGGCCTTCACCGCCAGCCACCAGCCGAGCCCGTGGATGGGCGACCGGCAGACCTTCCAGGTGATGCCCTCGGCCGAGGGCACGCCGAAGCTGGACCGGGCCGAGCGGGCGCTGCCGTTCAAGCACGTCAACGAGACCGCGCGGGCGCACTACTACGGCGTGACCTTCGAGAACGGGATGAAGACCGAGATCGCGCCGACCGACCACGCGGCGCTGTTCCGGTTCACCTTCACCGGTGACACCTCCAGCCTGCTCTTCGACAACGTCAACAACAACGGCGGCCTCACCCTGGACCCGGCCACCGGCACGGTCTCCGGCTTCTCCGACATCAAGAGCGGCCTGTCCACCGGCGCCACCCGCCTGTTCGTGCACGCTGCCTTCGACCGTCCCGCGGTCGCCGGCGGCAAGCTGACCGGGGCCGGGCGGGACAACGTCACCGGGTACCTGCGCTTCGACACCCCGGCGGACAAGCGGACCGTGACCATGCGGATCGCCACCTCGCTGCTGAGCGTGGAGCAGGCCAAGAAGAACCTGGCCCTTGAAGTGTCCACTTCGGACACCTTCGACTCGGTGAAGGAACGCGCGCAGGCGGAGTGGGACAAGCAGCTGCGGGTGATCGAGGTCGAGGGCGCCACCCAGGACCAGCTGCACACCCTGTACTCCAACCTGTACCGGCTGTTCCTGTACCCGAACTCCGGGCACGAGAACGTCGGCACCGCGGCCAAGCCGGTGTACCAGCACGCCTCCCCGGTGGCCGCGCCGACCGGTCAGGACACGCCGGAGCGGACCGGTGCGAAGGTCGTGGACGGCAAGATCTACGTCAACAACGGGTTCTGGGACACCTACCGCACCACCTGGCCCGCCTACTCGCTGTTCACGCCGAAGAAGGCCGGCGAGCTGGCCGAGGGCTTCGTGCAGCAGTACAAGGAGGGCGGCTGGGTCTCCCGCTGGTCCTCCCCCGGCTACGCGAACCTGATGGTGGGCACCAGCTCGGACGTGGCCTTCGCCGACGCCTACCGCAAGGGCGTGACCAACTTCGACGTGCGCGCCGCCTACGACGCCGCGGTGAAGAACGCCACCGTCGCCCCGCCGAATCCCGGCGTCGGCCGCAAGGGTCTGGACACGTCGGTGTTCCTGGGCTACACCTCCACCGCCACCGGTGAGGGCATGTCCTGGGCCCTGGACGGCTACATCAACGACTACGGCATCGCGGTGCTGGCCAAGACGTTGTACGACGAGGCCAAGTCGAACGACCCGCGCCGCAAGGAGTTCAAGGAGAACTACGAGTACTTCCTGAACCGGGCGCAGAACTACGTCAACATGTTCGACTCCCGGGTCGGCTTCTTCCAGGGCCGCAAGCCCGACGGCAGCTGGCGGGTCGAGCCGTCGAAGTACGAGCCGCGCGAGTGGGGCCACGACTACACCGAGACCAACGGGTGGAACATGGCCTTCCACGCCCCGCAGGACGGTCAGGGCCTGGCCAACCTCTACGGCGGCCGGGACGAGCTGGCGGCCAAGCTGGACAAGTTCTTCAGCACCCCGGAGACCGCGGAGTTCCCCGGCTCCTACGGCGGCATCATCCACGAGATGATCGAGGCCCGCGATGTGCGGATGGGCCAGTACGGGCACAGCAACCAGCCCTCGCACCACATCACCTACATGTACGACTACGTCGGCCAGCCGTGGAAGACGCAGGAGAAGGTGCGCGAGGTGCTGTCCCGGCAGTACACCGGCTCCACCATCGGCCAGGGCTACGGCGGTGACGAGGACAACGGCGAGCTGTCCGCCTGGTGGCTGTTCAGCGCGCTCGGCTTCTACCCGCTGCAGATGGGCAACCCCAGCTACGCCATCGGTTCCCCGCTGTTCACCAAGGCCACGGTGAACCTGGAGAACGGCCGGAAGCTGGTGGTGAAGGCGCCGAAGAACAGCCTGCGCAACGTCTACGTGCAGGGCCTGAAGGTCAACGGCCGCGACTACGGCAAGACCCACCTGCCGCACGAGCTGATCGCGGGCGGCGGCACCCTGGAGTTCGACATGGGCGACAAGCCGTCCAGGTGGGGAACCGGCAAGGACGCCGCCCCGCCGTCGATCACCGAGGGCAGCGCGCCCCCGGCCCCGCTGCGTGACGCGGAAGGCGTCCGCACCGCTTCGACCGGCCTGGACGCGTTGGTGGACAACAGTTCCGCGACCGAGACCGCGTTCAACGGCAGTGGCTGGGTGCAGTTCCAGCCGAAGACGCCGATCGAGCCGGTCAGCTTCTACACCCTCACCTCCGGCAAGGCCGCCGGTGACCCGGCGGGCTGGGTGCTCAAGGGCTCCTACGACGGCAGGAACTGGGCCGTGGTGGACGAGCGCAAGGGCGAGAAGTTCGCGTGGCGCCAGCACACCAAGGCGTTCAAGGTGGCCAAGCCCGGCCGGTACAGCCAGTACCGCCTGGAGCTGACCGGAACCGCGGGCTTCTCGGTGGCCGAGGTCGAGTTCCTCGGCAAGCCCTCCGCCAAGGCGGACAAGGAGATCACCGGCAAGCACGAGGGTCCGCTGACGGTCACCGAGGGCGTCACGGAGCTGCGGGACGCCGAGGTCACCGGCCCGGTGACGGTGGCCCCCGGCGCGACTCTGCGCGCCTACGGCAGCACGATCAGCGGCCCGCTCACCGCCACCGGCGCGGGCTCGGTGATCCTGTTCGGCAGCAAGGTCTCCGGCCCGCTCAGCGTCACCGGCACCACCGGCGAGCTGAGCATCGAGACCACCCGGATCGAGGGCCCGGTGACCCTGGTCGGCAACACCGCCGAGCAGGCCCCGGTGCTCTCCGCCAGCGGGGTCCAGGGTCCGATCACCTGCGCGGGCAACAACCCCGCGCCGGTGGACAACGGCTTCGACAACACCGGCCAGGGTCCGCGGACCGGCCAGTGCTCGGAGCTGTAA
- a CDS encoding class I SAM-dependent methyltransferase, which translates to MAEFDATGLFDQDYLDLYGADLDARADAEAGLLWRLLELRPGLTVLDLACGHGRLSNRLAARGCRVTGLDITPVFLDRARAEAAGSGLQVDYVLGDMRELPWSGEFDRVVNWFSSFGYFADADNRRVLAEVRRVLRPGGRFALETMHLIWLLRHFRESVRRELPDGTVVLDEHRLDAATARSVGRRTVSRNGQDRVVSYFIRLFAYPELADWLRAAGFAEVTGFGPDGEPLTAASRRLIVVADSR; encoded by the coding sequence ATGGCCGAGTTCGACGCCACCGGCCTGTTCGACCAGGACTACCTCGACCTCTACGGCGCGGACCTGGACGCCCGTGCCGACGCCGAGGCCGGCCTGCTCTGGCGGCTGCTCGAGCTGCGCCCCGGCCTGACCGTGCTGGACCTGGCCTGCGGGCACGGCCGCCTGAGCAACCGGTTGGCCGCGCGCGGCTGCCGGGTCACCGGGCTGGACATCACCCCGGTGTTCCTGGACCGGGCCAGGGCGGAGGCGGCAGGAAGCGGACTCCAGGTCGACTACGTGCTCGGCGACATGCGCGAGCTGCCCTGGAGCGGCGAGTTCGACCGGGTGGTCAACTGGTTCAGCTCCTTCGGCTACTTCGCCGACGCGGACAACCGGCGGGTGCTCGCCGAGGTGCGCCGGGTGTTGCGGCCGGGCGGGCGGTTCGCGCTGGAGACCATGCACCTGATCTGGCTGCTGCGCCACTTCCGCGAGTCGGTGCGCCGGGAGCTGCCGGACGGGACCGTGGTGCTGGACGAGCACCGCCTGGACGCCGCCACCGCCCGGTCGGTGGGGCGGCGGACGGTGTCCAGGAACGGCCAGGACCGGGTGGTCAGCTACTTCATCCGGCTCTTCGCCTACCCGGAGCTGGCCGACTGGCTGCGCGCCGCCGGTTTCGCCGAGGTCACCGGGTTCGGGCCGGACGGCGAGCCGCTGACCGCGGCGTCGCGGCGGCTGATCGTGGTCGCGGACAGCCGCTGA
- a CDS encoding TIGR03618 family F420-dependent PPOX class oxidoreductase, whose amino-acid sequence MTLSPEVREWLARPLFWHLATLNADGSPQVTPMWVEADGDRVLVNTALGRVKEENLRRDPRVSLSATWPEDPYDRVEIRGTVVAFVTGETAEAGMDRLARWGVSAGSRLRESRSDRPLAVRRGRPHTGPGVLERP is encoded by the coding sequence ATGACACTGAGCCCGGAAGTGCGGGAGTGGCTGGCCAGGCCGCTGTTCTGGCACCTGGCCACCCTCAACGCGGACGGATCGCCGCAGGTCACGCCGATGTGGGTGGAGGCGGACGGGGACAGGGTGCTGGTGAACACCGCGCTGGGCCGGGTCAAGGAGGAGAACCTGCGGCGCGATCCCCGGGTCTCGCTGTCGGCGACCTGGCCGGAGGACCCGTACGACCGGGTGGAGATCCGTGGCACCGTGGTGGCGTTCGTGACCGGCGAGACCGCGGAGGCGGGGATGGACCGGCTGGCGCGTTGGGGCGTGTCCGCCGGGTCGCGCCTGCGAGAGTCGCGATCGGATCGGCCGCTGGCGGTGCGGCGGGGACGCCCTCATACCGGGCCCGGGGTACTGGAGCGGCCCTGA